CAGTCAACTTTAAAAGAGACGAGAATGGAAATTTAATATGCCCAAATGGAAAGACTTTTCACTTTAAAAGCAAACAACATGTCTATAAAAACAAATACAGCAGAACCGAAGAAATCTATGAATGCAAATCATGTGAAGGCTGCCAGTTTAAAAACGATTGTTGTCCTAAGGCAAGCAAAAATAGAACTATTCGAATGAATCAGGAATTAACATCAATACATCAAGAGGTAATGACAAATCTTGAATCAATACATGGCGCACTGTTGAGAATGAATCGTAGTATTCAAGCGGAAGGAACCTTTGGTATTTTAAAATGGAATAAATCCTACAAAAGATTATTTCGAAGAGGTGAGAAAAACGCAATTCTTGAACTCACACTGATTTCTTGTGGTTTTAATCTTTATAAATATCATAATAAAAAACAGAGAAACAAGTTGGCTGCTTAAAATCCAAGAACTATACTCACAGCTTTATTAAGTGCACGCTTTTTTATGGAAAAATCAATCATAATCATAAAAAATAAATAAAAAAAAGAAGAATCACCAGAACCGGCATCTGTCGGAACTGGCGATTCTTAATTAAGGACTTATTTTACAGCCCCTTTTACAATGTTTCCTGCACATTGTGAAGCATCTTTGTATCATTACAATGTTTAACTGTACATTGTGAAACATCTTTGTACTTATATTATATACATTGACAAAGTAAAATGCAACTATTTTTAAAGAAATTTATTTTATATTGCATACATTTAGAGACAGCGTTATTTTATCGTAGGATATTTGTATACATTTTTAACTACATCAGGACTCCTGCCAGTCTCCACACAGCATAAAAGCTCTCAGGAGCTCTGTCATCAAGCCAGCTTTCTAAATTACTTAACATTATCATCTTAGTAAAGTCGATGCTCCCCTCATCACTCTCACCAACAGGGTGGTACTCCGTACAGCTTAGGCCAGTATATTTATACTCACTAATAATATCATTAGCCACTCTGTGGTACTCGTACTGCATCCAGTCAGGTGGAAGTCCCTCAAGCATAGCCTCTGGATACAAATCACCTAACTCAACCATGATTGTAGTCGATTTTATCTGAGGATTATCCGCATATATAGGGTAGGTATCACAGCTTGCAAATACCACCTTAAACCCACGTTCCAGTAGCTTTACAACTACGCCTACAAGCTCATAGCGTATTTCAATGGTCATAGGCTGATTCTTCCGGTCACAATTACAAATATGAGGCCGGTTACGTTTATAAATCTTTTTACATTTAGGACAAATCGTCATTATAAACAGTCTCCTTATGCACAGGTTTTACTTGCACCATCTCTGATAATCCTGTTTACGGTACTCCTACTAAGTGCTGTTTGCCTAACAATTTCAGCAATCTTTACACCGTTATTATATAATGAGGTTACCGTTATTGCTTTATCGGTACGCTTAGAGGGTCTGCCACCCGTTCTACCCCTGGCCTTTGCAGCTTTTAGCCCATCTTTGGTTCTATCTGAGAGTAAGTCACGCTCAAATTGTGAAAGACCTGCAAAAATAGTGAAAAGTAGTTTAGATTGGGGGCTGGTAGTATCAATCCACGGCTCTTTAAGGCTCTTTATATCAGCTCCTTTAGAGTGTATTAGCTCAACAATCTCTATCAAATCCCTTGTAGACCTCGAAAGCCTCGATAACTCAGCCACTACTACAACTATTTTTTCATTGGGTTTAATACTCTCAATCATTTGATTAAGCGCTTCTCTGTCTCGTTTAGTGCCTGTGACCTTTTCTTGATAAATATTGCGTTCAGGTACTCCCGCAGCAATTAGTAAATCCGACTGCCTGTCTAAATTCATATTTTCTTTGCTGACTCTGATATAGCCTAAATACGTCACGTTCTTATCTGTATCCATACCGTATCCTCCCTTAAATCCGTTTTATTTGTTATCCGTATTGCTTCATAAAGGTGTTATAATGTAATTTGATTATGACACCTTATATGACACGCTTTAACACCTTTAAACCCTTATTTTCAGTATCCTCTTATATGTGTGTCATAAACGACCGTTTTATGACACCTCTACAGTACACGGCCACGAGAGCTTTAGCAAGTCTCAATTTCAAAGTATTATCTGCTATGATGGGTTCGTGGCTCATTATTGATGTACCATATCCTTGTGCAGTGCCAGTAAGAATTTTTTGCAGAATCACAGTCAAGACCAGCAAGGTTAGGTAGAACCTATGGTGTCATTTAGTGTACTTTTTATTATTAGTTACCGAAAATCTTATAGTGCCTAAAGAAAACTCTCTGCAAAATAACCGGAAGTTTCTTGGAGATATTAGCATAATCACATAGACATTGAAGTGTCTTTGTTTGAAATAATTATAAAATTCGTTTTTGCTCAAAAGCATCTGCCTTCTCCCTGTTACTAAATAAAATAAATACTGTTTAATTTTTAAAAATAAACTATTGACATTGACCCTGCGTCAACTTGTATAATAATGGAAAGGTGGTGATGTTTTTTGGATTTGATTAGGATAAACGAAGTTGTTGACATCTTCGGTATATCGAGTAGGACACTAAGATATTACGAGGAAATGGGGCTTTTATGGAGCAACCATCCTGATAACAAAAGCCAACGTTATTATGATACTGACGCGCTTGAACGATTGAAACAGATTATTATTTTACGCAAATTACAAATCCCGGTTAAGGATATGGTCGTTATATTCAGAAGTGAAAACATGACGGCATTGATTCAAGCGTTTGTGGACAAACTTGAATTACTTGACACGGAAATTTCAGCTTTATCTGAGCTAAGGCATCTTGTCGATGATTTTCTTCATAAAATGCTAATGAGCGGTATCAAGAAAATATCAGGCATTACATTGCTTTATGAAGAAACTGAAAAGAGGCTTGCCACAGTTGAAAAGAATGAGACAGTCACATTTGAAAAATTGTCGGTAATCAGCCGTGAAGCATTAAGGCTACATGATGTACGAATTATTCGATTACCACCGATGCGTTTTCTTACTTCAAAATTGAAAACAGGACAAGTAGAAAATATAGAAGATAAAATGCAGAGTCTATTTGTGAAATATGGCTTCACACCAAGTCCCGGATTACGTAATTGCTTTTACCGCAAAGAACCAAGCGGTGAATGGATTATGCTTATCAAAATACCAAGTGACTA
The nucleotide sequence above comes from Anaerocolumna cellulosilytica. Encoded proteins:
- a CDS encoding MerR family transcriptional regulator; translation: MDLIRINEVVDIFGISSRTLRYYEEMGLLWSNHPDNKSQRYYDTDALERLKQIIILRKLQIPVKDMVVIFRSENMTALIQAFVDKLELLDTEISALSELRHLVDDFLHKMLMSGIKKISGITLLYEETEKRLATVEKNETVTFEKLSVISREALRLHDVRIIRLPPMRFLTSKLKTGQVENIEDKMQSLFVKYGFTPSPGLRNCFYRKEPSGEWIMLIKIPSDYENTTEYADEKFTGGLFAIASSFMEDMDDTFILLKDWVNNSDHYELDANAEGELHRYEMIEEILPWDISNKLNRYQQDIFIPIQIKNEKEKNENG
- a CDS encoding recombinase family protein, whose amino-acid sequence is MDTDKNVTYLGYIRVSKENMNLDRQSDLLIAAGVPERNIYQEKVTGTKRDREALNQMIESIKPNEKIVVVVAELSRLSRSTRDLIEIVELIHSKGADIKSLKEPWIDTTSPQSKLLFTIFAGLSQFERDLLSDRTKDGLKAAKARGRTGGRPSKRTDKAITVTSLYNNGVKIAEIVRQTALSRSTVNRIIRDGASKTCA